The following proteins are encoded in a genomic region of Microscilla marina ATCC 23134:
- a CDS encoding vWA domain-containing protein — protein MGLQWYQDIGIVEYILIATFLVATTFYILRIRRIAHALNTHYRWVFFKLPLRIIYFALLIIALLGPSFGFGKKSIAVVGKDIFIAVDLSLSMKATDIPPSRLEKIKYELSNIINTLKSDRIGLVIFSSSAFMHCPLTYDKGALNLFTQILNTNLMPIGNAGTDFYAPLELVLKKYQEANKSNRKQQNEYAKVVVLFSDGEEFGDRYTAIVDQYKQNNIRVFTVGVGSLQGGKIPTSLGFKKDKKGKVVLSKLSTTSLQTIAEQTNGRFFEVSETKNEIPELINTIQEIKGQKLDVRNIDVSSNKYAYFAWAALALLFLDVLITVKVISL, from the coding sequence ATGGGATTACAGTGGTACCAGGACATAGGCATAGTTGAATATATACTCATAGCCACATTTTTAGTAGCTACTACATTTTATATATTAAGAATACGCCGGATTGCCCATGCGTTAAACACCCACTATCGATGGGTATTCTTTAAACTTCCGCTTCGCATTATCTACTTTGCTTTGCTTATTATAGCCCTGTTAGGTCCATCGTTTGGTTTTGGCAAAAAATCTATTGCCGTAGTAGGCAAAGATATTTTTATTGCGGTAGACCTCTCTTTATCAATGAAAGCCACCGATATACCACCCTCAAGGCTAGAGAAAATAAAATACGAGTTAAGCAATATCATCAACACGCTCAAGTCTGATCGCATAGGCCTGGTTATTTTTTCGTCCAGTGCATTTATGCATTGCCCCCTCACCTACGACAAAGGAGCGCTTAACCTTTTTACCCAAATACTGAATACCAACCTGATGCCCATAGGCAACGCTGGTACCGATTTTTATGCTCCTTTAGAGCTGGTACTCAAAAAATACCAAGAAGCAAACAAGTCGAACAGAAAACAACAAAATGAGTACGCTAAAGTGGTGGTATTATTTAGCGATGGTGAGGAGTTTGGCGATCGTTACACAGCAATTGTCGACCAGTATAAACAAAACAACATCAGGGTGTTTACCGTAGGTGTAGGTAGCTTACAAGGAGGCAAAATACCTACCTCACTGGGCTTTAAAAAAGATAAAAAAGGTAAAGTAGTACTTTCAAAACTAAGTACTACCAGTTTGCAAACCATTGCCGAACAAACCAATGGACGCTTTTTTGAGGTATCGGAAACTAAAAACGAAATTCCCGAACTCATCAATACAATTCAGGAAATAAAAGGGCAAAAACTGGATGTACGCAACATAGATGTATCCTCTAACAAATATGCTTATTTTGCCTGGGCAGCGTTGGCACTGTTGTTTCTTGATGTATTAATTACAGTAAAAGTTATTAGTTTATGA
- a CDS encoding DUF1987 domain-containing protein, with translation MEDLEIKGESGVFYIPTVHLNASTGECEISGESYLEDTDEFYNTIIKWIEQYVQEVKNAITFNFRLTYFNTSSSRGILDVLRALKKYEDDGGSVTINWYYPDDDDSIAEEAEDYMKSTGLKINMFSFEPED, from the coding sequence ATGGAAGATTTAGAGATTAAAGGTGAAAGCGGTGTTTTCTACATCCCTACTGTACATTTGAATGCTTCTACGGGTGAATGTGAAATTTCTGGCGAATCTTACCTTGAAGACACCGACGAATTTTATAATACAATCATCAAATGGATTGAGCAATATGTTCAAGAGGTAAAAAATGCGATTACCTTTAATTTTAGACTTACTTACTTCAATACGAGTTCTTCTCGTGGAATATTAGATGTACTGCGTGCATTGAAGAAGTACGAAGATGATGGAGGTTCTGTAACAATTAACTGGTACTATCCTGACGATGATGACAGTATTGCTGAAGAAGCCGAAGATTATATGAAAAGTACCGGACTTAAAATCAACATGTTCTCTTTTGAGCCAGAAGATTAA
- a CDS encoding IS110 family RNA-guided transposase, whose amino-acid sequence MAHYIGFDIGKLTIHYAYYKNGELVQGELKNQLDKIEAFIAQLPSDSHGVMEATGLYHFPLAYALQAQGFILTVVNPAASKGYSQSLLSISKTDASDAVMLQRLGEERQLKGMMLPDKDWQTHRHRLLNLQHLQNDIQKLKNRISELSFHPQPDDLSVMMIEDQLELLQRQQKQLEEKVTQELPQNYQKQLVYGVSVKGIGKKTATFLLLFTQGLKDFSSPKALAKFIGIAPNIYQSGRYQKRGRICKKGHPQLRSLLYNCAKSAKRYNSACKALYEKLRAKGKPHKIAMVAIMHKLVRQFFAVIKNETLYQDDYQLNKG is encoded by the coding sequence ATGGCACATTACATAGGTTTTGATATTGGGAAATTGACAATTCACTATGCTTATTATAAGAATGGAGAACTTGTTCAAGGGGAGTTGAAGAACCAATTAGATAAAATAGAAGCGTTTATAGCACAACTTCCTTCCGACAGTCATGGAGTAATGGAAGCTACTGGTTTGTATCATTTCCCTTTGGCTTATGCTTTACAGGCGCAAGGCTTTATTTTAACAGTAGTTAATCCAGCGGCTAGCAAAGGGTATTCTCAATCATTACTTTCTATTAGTAAGACTGATGCCTCTGATGCAGTGATGCTTCAAAGACTTGGTGAAGAGCGCCAGTTAAAGGGTATGATGCTTCCTGACAAGGATTGGCAAACCCACCGTCATCGTTTACTGAATCTACAGCATTTACAAAATGATATACAGAAGTTAAAAAACCGTATCAGTGAACTAAGCTTCCATCCCCAGCCTGATGATTTAAGTGTAATGATGATAGAAGACCAACTTGAATTGTTGCAACGTCAGCAAAAACAACTGGAGGAAAAAGTAACACAGGAATTGCCTCAAAATTATCAAAAGCAACTCGTGTATGGAGTAAGTGTCAAAGGTATTGGTAAAAAAACTGCCACTTTTTTATTACTTTTTACTCAAGGACTCAAGGACTTTTCTTCTCCCAAGGCGTTGGCTAAATTTATTGGGATTGCCCCTAATATTTACCAATCAGGAAGGTATCAGAAAAGAGGACGTATTTGTAAAAAAGGACATCCCCAACTGCGAAGCCTGCTTTATAATTGTGCGAAGTCTGCCAAAAGATATAATAGTGCTTGCAAAGCTTTATACGAAAAACTAAGAGCCAAGGGGAAACCACACAAAATCGCTATGGTTGCAATAATGCATAAGTTAGTAAGACAGTTTTTTGCCGTGATAAAAAATGAAACCCTTTATCAAGATGATTATCAACTCAACAAAGGGTAA
- a CDS encoding SiaB family protein kinase, giving the protein MSKEVTKEFNFFEYHDQINQENIILSYKGPITAMLIAELSRDIRAEIQGNRKASKKVFSIFMELAQNVLYYSSEINLFGDKNRVGTIFIVNEDEHYKVIVGNMVKNTITSDLKERCHKIKELERSELRAYKRELRDHPYHNDESSEAGIGLVQAALTADSFEMKIIEMSNEYSFFVLFLTVQK; this is encoded by the coding sequence ATGAGTAAAGAGGTTACCAAGGAGTTTAACTTTTTTGAGTATCACGATCAGATCAATCAGGAGAATATCATTCTTTCTTATAAAGGACCGATTACAGCAATGCTTATTGCTGAGTTGAGCAGGGATATAAGAGCAGAAATACAGGGCAACAGAAAGGCTTCAAAGAAAGTATTTTCTATTTTTATGGAATTAGCCCAAAATGTTCTATATTATTCCAGTGAAATAAATCTTTTTGGTGACAAAAACAGGGTAGGGACTATTTTTATTGTAAATGAAGATGAGCACTACAAAGTAATTGTGGGGAATATGGTTAAAAATACAATCACCTCTGACCTGAAAGAACGTTGCCATAAAATAAAAGAACTCGAAAGAAGTGAGCTAAGGGCTTATAAGCGTGAACTTAGAGATCACCCATATCATAATGATGAAAGCAGTGAGGCAGGCATTGGCTTAGTACAGGCTGCATTGACTGCAGATAGCTTTGAAATGAAAATTATTGAAATGAGCAATGAATATTCATTTTTTGTGTTATTTTTAACTGTACAAAAATAA
- a CDS encoding tetratricopeptide repeat protein encodes MINSANIGLKVSGYTLLFVVMLLLACPVLGQPTNKKQLLQDNKIERLKLLYKSTKSDTSRVKILNQLYKELISSEPLQAKKYAEEALNISEKLNYFLGIAKSSDNVGNVYYDQGAYLQALEYYHKSLKFKEKLGNKIQVSKAYNKLANTYVRKGDQKSGREFYEKSLKLSQDIGYNKGVITTLTNLGSYYNSVADYEKALEYHLKAIQVEGLDDKKVLAYNYNRIGDLYLRKSDYSLALRYYRQELLVARTDGDDVEMQKAYRGISEVYAKRNDYQKAYEYYQLFAQTKELITQRKSKEKIKEIQSLFDAQKKQNLTEILLLTQNQKIKDDRIAQRNKLLGVVAFAFVAVLTLAFFFYRNNVRTQRINQLLEKKSKELEENSTELKKQIQQNIAKEEAINRQKRTLEQALDEIERKNKNITASINYAKRIQESMLPFSEEITRHLPEHFIFFKPRDIVSGDFYYFTTKNGKIIIAEVDCTGHGVPGAIMSMLGNDYLNQIINLQGITSPDQVLNELHKNIRTTLKQDETENRDGMDIALIVIDPETRTLEFAGASSPLTLMQNGEMDILLSSELPIGGFQKDKERVFTKHTVSFAEPTTFYVFSDGFQDQFGGPRGRRFAKKKLRKLLFEIHEKPMVEQKKMLDNTLKDWMYDPKHKREHKQIDDILVIGVHLG; translated from the coding sequence ATGATTAATAGTGCTAATATTGGCTTAAAAGTATCAGGTTATACTTTACTGTTTGTAGTAATGCTATTACTTGCATGTCCTGTTTTAGGGCAACCTACCAATAAAAAGCAACTATTACAAGACAACAAAATTGAACGACTTAAGCTTCTCTACAAAAGTACCAAGTCAGACACCAGCAGGGTTAAGATACTTAACCAACTCTATAAAGAACTTATTTCAAGTGAACCCCTCCAGGCTAAAAAATACGCCGAAGAAGCCCTTAACATTTCCGAAAAACTCAATTACTTTCTTGGCATAGCCAAAAGCTCCGACAATGTAGGCAATGTGTACTATGACCAGGGAGCTTATCTACAGGCTTTAGAATACTACCATAAATCGCTCAAGTTTAAAGAAAAACTCGGCAATAAAATACAAGTAAGTAAGGCATACAACAAACTTGCAAATACTTATGTACGCAAAGGAGACCAAAAATCTGGTAGAGAGTTTTACGAAAAATCACTGAAACTAAGCCAAGACATTGGCTACAATAAAGGTGTGATTACTACCTTGACCAACCTGGGCAGCTATTACAACTCAGTAGCTGACTATGAAAAAGCCCTTGAGTATCACTTAAAGGCAATTCAGGTAGAAGGTTTAGACGATAAAAAAGTACTTGCCTATAATTACAACAGAATAGGGGATTTGTACTTACGTAAAAGTGATTACTCTTTAGCGTTGCGTTATTACCGACAAGAGCTATTGGTGGCACGCACTGACGGTGATGACGTAGAAATGCAAAAAGCTTATCGGGGGATTTCTGAAGTATATGCCAAACGCAATGACTATCAAAAAGCCTATGAGTATTATCAGCTTTTTGCCCAAACCAAAGAGTTGATTACTCAAAGAAAGAGCAAAGAAAAAATTAAAGAGATTCAATCGCTGTTTGACGCCCAGAAAAAACAAAATTTAACCGAGATATTACTGCTTACCCAAAACCAGAAAATAAAAGACGATCGTATTGCGCAACGTAATAAACTTTTGGGAGTAGTAGCTTTTGCCTTTGTAGCAGTACTTACCTTGGCATTTTTCTTTTATCGCAACAATGTGCGTACCCAACGTATCAATCAATTGTTAGAAAAGAAAAGTAAAGAACTGGAAGAAAACAGTACTGAGCTCAAAAAGCAAATTCAGCAGAACATTGCCAAAGAGGAGGCCATTAACCGCCAAAAACGTACCCTCGAACAGGCATTGGATGAGATTGAACGTAAAAACAAAAATATTACGGCAAGTATCAATTACGCCAAGCGTATCCAAGAGTCAATGTTGCCGTTCAGTGAAGAAATTACCCGACACCTTCCCGAACACTTTATATTTTTTAAGCCCCGCGATATTGTAAGTGGTGATTTTTATTATTTTACTACCAAAAACGGTAAAATAATTATTGCTGAAGTAGACTGTACCGGACACGGGGTACCTGGTGCGATTATGTCAATGTTGGGCAACGATTACTTGAATCAAATTATCAACCTGCAAGGCATTACGTCGCCCGATCAAGTACTAAACGAACTACATAAAAACATACGTACTACGCTCAAGCAAGACGAAACTGAAAATCGGGATGGAATGGATATAGCACTCATTGTGATTGATCCAGAAACCCGCACCCTTGAGTTTGCTGGAGCAAGTAGCCCACTTACACTGATGCAAAATGGTGAAATGGACATCTTGTTGTCGAGTGAACTGCCTATTGGAGGCTTTCAGAAAGACAAAGAGCGCGTATTTACCAAACATACCGTATCATTTGCCGAACCTACCACCTTTTATGTGTTTTCTGATGGGTTTCAAGATCAATTTGGCGGACCAAGAGGACGACGTTTTGCCAAGAAAAAACTTCGCAAACTGCTTTTCGAAATCCACGAAAAACCAATGGTAGAGCAAAAGAAAATGCTGGATAATACCTTGAAAGACTGGATGTATGACCCAAAGCATAAAAGGGAACACAAGCAGATAGACGATATTTTGGTGATAGGTGTACACCTTGGCTAA
- a CDS encoding DUF1987 domain-containing protein: MMEELFVEETDTTPQVHFNPEEGSIEIKGISIPEDAEAFYNPILADLQAYIEDEPKAQTNVLFKLVYINTGTSAMVAKLIKIVEALEEKENCEINITWYYEEEDEDMKDLGDYFSSFTELVFDFIPMEEIE; encoded by the coding sequence ATGATGGAAGAATTATTTGTTGAAGAGACGGATACTACCCCTCAGGTTCATTTTAACCCAGAAGAAGGTAGCATTGAAATTAAAGGTATTTCTATCCCAGAAGACGCAGAAGCTTTCTATAACCCCATCTTGGCTGACCTTCAGGCATATATTGAAGATGAACCAAAGGCTCAAACAAATGTGTTGTTTAAACTTGTGTATATCAACACGGGAACTTCGGCTATGGTTGCAAAATTGATTAAAATTGTAGAGGCACTGGAGGAAAAAGAGAATTGCGAAATTAACATCACTTGGTACTACGAAGAAGAAGATGAGGATATGAAAGACCTGGGTGATTATTTCAGTTCGTTTACTGAGCTTGTCTTTGACTTTATACCAATGGAAGAAATAGAATAA
- a CDS encoding leucine-rich repeat domain-containing protein codes for MGIINWNSIFYTLFNFYNLINNHLAVLPTGINKLSELRVLDLEDNRLTKLPINIGNLTQLKYLNLSDNELTTLPEDVGNFTQLQELYLSENQLVTLPESICKLTRLQVLDLSFNQLIVLPENIGDLSLLKDIELGNNQLTSLPDSIESLKMIGRLDLSNNCLTTLPKGLSKLPQLRELVLISNPIKSKELRKIQHWLPDCEVVF; via the coding sequence ATGGGTATAATTAATTGGAATTCAATTTTTTATACCCTTTTTAATTTCTACAATTTAATAAACAATCACTTGGCAGTTTTACCGACAGGTATCAATAAACTTTCTGAATTAAGAGTGTTGGATTTAGAGGATAACAGGTTGACAAAATTACCTATAAACATTGGTAATCTTACCCAACTCAAATATTTGAACCTATCAGATAATGAGTTAACCACATTGCCTGAAGATGTAGGGAACTTCACTCAATTACAAGAGCTGTACTTGTCAGAAAATCAACTGGTTACTTTACCTGAAAGTATTTGTAAACTAACCCGATTGCAAGTATTGGATTTATCTTTTAATCAGCTAATAGTTTTGCCTGAAAATATCGGAGATCTTTCCTTATTGAAGGATATAGAATTAGGAAATAATCAATTAACTTCTTTACCAGATAGTATTGAAAGTCTCAAGATGATAGGAAGATTAGATTTAAGCAATAACTGTTTGACCACTTTACCAAAAGGTCTTAGTAAATTGCCTCAATTACGGGAGTTAGTGCTGATCAGCAATCCAATTAAGTCGAAGGAACTCCGAAAAATCCAGCATTGGTTACCTGATTGCGAAGTGGTTTTTTGA